The DNA segment CTCGTGAATGCGATGATAACCGCGAGCGGCAGCGACAGGACGAGCGCCAGCACGAACCCGATGATGGTTTCCCGCACCGTGACATAGGTGTTGTAAAGCAGTTCCGGCGCCCATTCCTTCGCCATGGCGAAGATGGCGGTCGGCGCTGGAAGGATCCAGCCCGGAATATGAAAAGCCCGCGTGCCGGCCTCCCACAGGATCGTCAGCACGAGACAGATCAGCGGCGTCGTTGCGCGGGCTGAAATTGCTTTCCAGGACGTATCCAAGTTAATTCCGCTGGCGTGTGAAAAGCAGATCCCGCGCGATCTGATGGATTTCGATGAAGCGGGGGTCCTTCATCGTATGGACGTCGCGCGGTCGCGGCAGATCGACTCTCATGTCCAGCCGGATGCGACCAGGCCGATCCGACATGATGACGATGCGGTCGCCAAGCAGGATAGCTTCCCCCAGATCGTGGGTGATGAGCAGCGCCGTGCGCCCCAGCTCCTGCCACAGCCGCGACAGTTCAAGCGAGAGCTCTTCGCGGGTCAGCGCATCGAGCGCACCGAACGGCTCATCCAGCAGCAGCAGTTGCGGATCGGCCAGAACGGCGCGGCAGAAGGCGGCCCGCTGTTTCATGCCGCCGGACAGCATGTGCGGCTTGTGGCCGGCGAAGTCCTTCAGGCCGGTCAATTCGAGCAACCAGTGCGCGCGCTCCAGCGCAGCGGCTTTCGGTAGCGAGAGAACGTCGGCAGGAAGCATGACGTTTTCAAGCACGCTTGCCCAGGGAAACAGCACGTGATCCTGAAAGACGATGCCGACCTTGCGG comes from the Bradyrhizobium erythrophlei genome and includes:
- a CDS encoding ABC transporter ATP-binding protein, encoding MMGEHPAAIVSSAAGTNAGGSWSSETAAIELFGVTKTFGDGPKATPALGPLDLAIETGSFVSIVGPSGCGKSTLLRLIAGLEKPTGGRLRRYGDELDGPSRKVGIVFQDHVLFPWASVLENVMLPADVLSLPKAAALERAHWLLELTGLKDFAGHKPHMLSGGMKQRAAFCRAVLADPQLLLLDEPFGALDALTREELSLELSRLWQELGRTALLITHDLGEAILLGDRIVIMSDRPGRIRLDMRVDLPRPRDVHTMKDPRFIEIHQIARDLLFTRQRN